In the genome of Salinigranum halophilum, the window GCGGAGCGTCCTGTTCCCCCAGCGTCGAGAGGTGGTCGTCGACGCGCCGACCCAGTACACCCGCGCGCGGATGGCGCAGTTCGCTCACCTCGTGGACACGACGGGTGACCGCGAATCCGGGACGCGAGGCTACCTCTACCGTATCCGCCGTGAGGACATCTGGAGTGCCCCGTTCGACTCGCTCTCGGAACTGCTGGCGCTGATGCGCTCTGTCCTCCCGCGACGGTCCGAACCGCTCGAAGACTGGGTGACAGACCAGTGGAAGCGGGCCAACCAGTTCACGCTCTCGACCCACGAGGACGGTTACACCGTGCTCTCGGCGGCCTCGGAGAACCTCATGGGGAACGTCGCCCGGCAGGAACTCGACGAGGAACACCTCCACGCGCCCATCTCGGACACGGAGTCGTGGGTCCGCGAGGGCAGCGAGGCGGCGATCAAACGCATCCTCTGGGAGGCGGGCTACCCGGTCGTCGACGAGCGCGACCTGGAGACGGGTGACCCTCTCGACGTCGACCTCCACATCGACCTCCGTGACTACCAGCGTGAGTGGGTCGACGCGTTCATCGAGAAGAAGGCCGGCGTCCTCGTCGGACCGCCGGGGAGCGGGAAGACCGTCGCGGGAATGGGCGTGCTCGAAGCGGTCGGCGGCGAGACGCTCGTCCTCGTCCCGGGCCGGGAACTCGCCGTCCAGTGGCGCGAGGAGTTACTGGCGCACACCTCGCTCTCCGAAGACCAGATCGGCGAGTATCACGGCGGCGTCAAAGAGATTCGCCCCATCACCATCGCCACCTACCAGACGGCTGGGATGGACCGCCACCGGTCCCTGTTCGACTCGCGACGGTGGGGTCTCATCATCTACGACGAGGTCCACCACATCCCCTCCCGCGTCTACCGGCGAAGCGCCGACCTCCAGGCCAAACACCGCCTCGGCCTCTCGGCGACACCAGTGAGAGAGTCCGACGACGAGCAGGAGATATTCACGCTTATCGGCCCGCCCATCGGGACCGACTGGACGAAGCTGTTCGACGCCGGCTACGTCCAGGAACCGGAGGTCGAGATCAGGTACGTCCCCTGGCGCGACGACGAGGCACAGAACGAGTACGCCGCCGCCCACGGTCGCGAGCGCCACACCATCGCGGCGATGAATCCAGCGAAGGTCGACGAGGTCCGCTCTCTCCTCGCCCAGCACGACGACGCCAAGGCGCTGGTGTTCGTCGACTGGCTCGACCAGGGTCGCGACATCAGCGAGGCCCTCGACGTGCCGTTCATCAGCGGCGAGACGCCTCACTGGGAGCGCGAACGGCTGTTCGAGCGGTTCCGTGAGGGCGACCTCCGAACGCTGGTCGTCTCCCGTGTCGCCGACGAGGGAATCGACCTCCCGAACGCCGAACTGGCTATCGTCGCCTCGGGCCTGGGGGGGTCACGACGACAGGGAGCACAGCGCGCCGGGCGGACGATGCGGCCGGCCGGGAGCGCCCTCGTGTACGTCCTCGCGACCCGGGGCACCACCGAAGAGGACTTCGCCCAACGACAGACCCGCCACCTGGCCGAGAAAGGCGTGCTCGTGCGAGAGAACGACCTCGCCTGAACAAATACTGAAGAAGCACAACACGACCGCCTCGGATACCGACCGCGTGAGCGTACGGACGCACGGGCAGCGGGACGACCGAGCGGTGAGACGGCTTACGGCTCTGCGGAGGACGGGTCGCCCCCGGCGGAACTCAGGAGCACCGAACTCAACTGCTCGCGCCACTCGTGGAGTTCTTGAATCTCGTCCTCGACGGCCGCGAACCGTTCGTCGACGCTTCCCGAGTCGCCCACGAGTCCCTCGAGTCGCTCGACGGTCGTCGAGAGGTCCTCGACCGTCGCGTTCAACTGCTCGACCGCTGCGGCGTTGTCCTCGATACGTGCTGTCAGGGCCGCCCGTTCCTCGGAGCTGTCGGCGAACCGTTCGGAGACCGTCGCGTCGAGTTCTCGGAGGTTCTCGTCGACGGCGTCGGCCCGGTCGCCGAGGGCGTCGACCTCGTCCGCGACAGCTGCGACCTCACCACCCAGACCGTCGAGCGCCTCGTCGTGACTCGAGAGCCGGTCGTCGGTGGTCGAGAGCGCCTCGTCGACGGACTCGAACCGGCGGGTCGACTCGTCGTGGCGCTCGGCGGCGGCCTCGCTCACCTCGTCGACCGCTCGCTCGACCTGTTCGATGTCGTCCGCGACGCTGTCGAGGTCACGACGCTGTCTGTCGAGGCGTTCGTGGAGGTGGGCGAGTTCGTCCTCGACGTCGTCGACGACCGACCAGAGCCGCCCGAGGTTGCGTCCGTGTATCCCGACGTCGCCTTCGACCTCCGAGAGGGTCGCTTCGAGCGATTCGATGTCGGCGCGAACCGACTCGATTACCTGCCGGCCGGTCCCCTCCTCGTCGAGGAACTCCTCGAGCGCGTTCGTGTAGGACTTCAGGTCGGCGACCTCCGCCTGAAGCTGGCGGATTCGTGCCTCGACACGCCCGTCCTCGGCGGTCGAACGCTCGAACGTGTGCCGAATCCGCTCGATGTTCTCGAGAAGCTTCTCGCCGACGTCTTCGTCCGTCGCGAGCGACGCCGACTCGGCTCGAGTCGGCGCGCGGTCGAGCATCTCGGCCGTTGCCTCCCCGTTCTCCGCCGCGTAGTCGCTGCGGAGCGACCCGGCCGCGGCGTCACCGCTCGGAGTGGCGGCTGTCTCGGAGGGGGACGCCCGGTCGAGGCCGACGACCGTGTCTTTGCTCCAGCCCTCTTCGATTCGCGACGTGCCGTTCTCTGTGGCTGGCCCTCGTCTGTCGGCGGCCGGGTCGACACGCTCGTCGGTCTCGACGTCGGCGTCGGCATCGTCGCTCACCTCCTCGTCGGTGCCGACCGCGTCGAGGCGCTGCTCTATCGCGTCGATCGCGGTGACGCGGTTCTCGCCCGTGCGTTCGGCGTCGAGGAGTCGTTCGAGTGCCTCGACGTCGTCGACGTCGTCGAGGGCCTCTTTCAGTTCGGCGACAGAGTAGTCGGCTGGGGGGATGAGTGAGGTCATGGCGTCGGGTGCTCCCGGGGGTGAGTGTCCGGCGGACCGAGTCGCCGCCCCGTCGACCGCGACGACGTCAGACGCCCGTCAGACACTGTCTGGTGGTATCGAGTCGCGGACAGGGGCATAAATCCGCGCCTCAAATTATCTCGGTTAATAATTCGTTCGTCCGACACGTCGTCTCGGAGACTCGAAGGGCGAACGGTTTTACCGCTCGTCGTTCACCTCCAGTCGATGAGCTTCCCCGGCGTCGACCTCGCCGCGACCGACGACTACCGGTCCCGACTGGCGGCCCGTCTGGCTGACGCCGACGCCGGTGCCGACGTCCAGCGCGCCTTCGAGGAGTGGTGTGCGTACGTCCGCGCCCACCACGGTGCCGTCTTCGAGACGCCGACAGCCGACACCGACCCGCCAGCCGTCGACGCCGACCCGCCAGCCGTCGATGTCTGCCCGGTGGACGCGACGGCCACCACGCGCCCCGTCGAAGGGCGGGACACGGTCTCGCCGCACCGACTCTTCCTCGACACGCTCACCTTCGACGCCGTCGTCGAGGCCCTCCACGACTGCGTCGAGGCGACGTTCGGCGTCACCGTCGAGACGCCGGCGGACACGCTCGACCTGTCCCCCGTCCACGACGTCGTCGGGGTGTCTCTTCTCGACACCGCCGTCGACCCCTCTCCCGACGCGCTCGCCGCGTGTGACGCCGACGACCTCCGACGCGTGTACGAACGAACCGTCCCTCCCGCTTCCCGCCGGGTGTTCGGCGAGTACTACACGCCGCCCGGACTGGCCGAACTCGGCGTCAGCGAAGTCGCGAATCGAGTCGACGACTTCGGACGGGCAACCGTCGTCGACCCCGGCTGTGGGGCGGGGGCGTTCCTGACCGCGGCCATCCGTCGAAAGCGGCGCGAGGCACGTGCCGAGGAAGTCGACCCCGCTACGACGCTCGAACACCTCTCGACGAGCGTCGTGGGTATCGACGTCAACCCTGTCGCCGTCGCCGCCGCCCGGACCGCGTGTGTGCTCGCGCTCCTCCCCGTCGTGCGCGAGGCCGCCGTCGACCGGGTCTCGCTTCCCGTCTTCCTGGGCGATGCGCTCGGACTCACCGACGACGCACCCACCACCGGGGTCGAAGGCGGTGCGACCGCGGTCGTCGGGAACCCGCCGTGGATTCCGTGGGAGCGGCTCCCGGACGCACAGAAAGACCGTCTCAGGGCGGGCCCCATCGACCGGCTCGACCTGTTCGAACACCGCGGAGCGGCGGCTCGTCTGGGCCACGCGAACGACGACCTCTCGCTCCCGTTCGTCTGGACCTGCCTCGACAGGTACCTCGACGACGGGGGCGTCGCCGCGTTCGTCCTCAAGCGCGACCACCTCCGGGGGCCTGCGGGCCGACTCGTCCGCTCCGGTCGAGTCGGCTCGCGTCCGCTCACCATCGAGCACGTCCACGACTTCGGTTCGACGGCTCCGTTCGAGGGCGTCGACGCCGCGGCCGCGCTCTACGTGTTCGGCGTCGGAAGGGCCGATGTTGGACGGAACGACATCGGAAGAGACGACGTCGGAAGGGACGACGTCGACCCGCGTGATTCGAACTCGACTCTGACTCCGAACTCGGACTCGGACTCGAACCCGGTCCCCACGACGGTGTGGGAGCCGACGGGCGTGACGGCGGCGTTCGGGTCGCTCGACACCTTGCGGTCGACGCTCGAACGGACCGAGACGGGGCTCGCGCCGGTCGACGCCGACGACCCGACGGGGCCCTGGCACCGCGTGGACGCCGACGTGGAGGCGGTCGGCGAGTGTGCGTACCGAATCCGTCACGGGCTGAAAGACGACGCGAAAGCCGTCTTCAGCGTCGACGACGAGCTCCTGGCACAGGTCGAGTCGACGCACGTCTACCCGTATCTCCGTTCGAAACACGTCGTCAAGTGGGGGTTGTTCGGCCACGACCGGTTCCTCGTCCCGCAGCGGCAGGCCGGCGAGGAGAACGAGGCCGCCCTCGCGGCGGAGACGCCGGCGACGTACGACTACCTCGAGGACCACCGCGAACGACTGGTCGGACGGGGCTCGTCGTGGTTCGACAGCGGCCCGTTCTACTCGCTGTTCGGCCTCGGCCCGTACACCTGGGCCCCGTACAAGGTGGTGTGGTGTCGGCTGGGGTTCAAGCCTCACTTCGCCGTCGTCTCGACTGTCGAGGACCCCGAACTCGGCCGGAAGACGGTGGTTCCCGGCGACCACTGTATGTTCGTCGCGTGTGACGACGAGCGCGAGGCCCACTACCTGTGTGCCCTGTTGAACGCCGCACCGTACCAGCGCTGTCTCCGCGACCTCGCCGGCGAGGGGAAGGCGAGCCTCTCGAAGTCCGTCGTCTCCTCGCTTGCCCTCCCGCCGTGGGAGGCGCGTCCGACACAGGAGCGCCTCGCGGCGCTCTCCCGACAGGCACACGACATCGTCCCCGACTACGTCGACCGATCGAAGCGGTCGTACAACCGCCTCTCTATCCCGGAACTCGCCGCAGTCGAACGGAACGTCGACCGCACGGCGACCCGGTTCCTCGCCGAGCGGTAAACGGACGAGACGGAGGCGCGGCGGAGAGCCAGTCACTCAGGCGTCGCCTCGGCGCGCACGGCGCGGAACCGCAACCGACGGTAGTCGACGACCCACGACCCCGCTCGGTACTGGTCGGCTTCGAGCCGCGCTTCGACCCCGTCGACGACCGCGTCGTACGCCTCGTCCGAGAGCGCGGGGAAGAGGCCGTCGCCGAACATGGCGAGCCAGTCGCGCAGGCCCTCGGCGTCTCCATCGAGTGTCGTCGGCCGGTCGAACAGCTGCGCGTCGCGGACTTCCAGCCCGTGTGCTTCGAGCCGCGGTGTGTATTCGCCGATGCTCGGGAAGTACCACGGCTGCTCGGCGTCGTACCCGCGGCCGTCGAGTTCGCGGCGCACGGCCTCGACGATGCTCTCGACGTTCCCGCGCCCGCCCAGTTCGGCGACGAACACGCCGCCGGGTTTCAGGAGACGACGCACCCCGTCGAGGACGGCGTCGTGGGCCGGGCCGGGAATCCAGTGGAGCGCCGCGTTGGAGAACACCGCGTCGAACGTGTGGGTCGAGTCGGTGCCGACCGCTGCGACGAGGTCACGCGCGTCGCCCTGAACGAACCGGAGTCCCTCGACGTCCCCGTAGCGGTCCCGCGCCCGAGCGACCATCTCGGCCGAGCGGTCGACGCCGACGACACGCGCGCCGCGGTCGACCAACTCGCGCGAGAGGTGGCCCGTCCCGCAGCCGAGGTCGAGCACCCGCGTCCCCTCGTCGAGGTCGAGCAGTTCCGTGACGCGCTCGCCGTACTCGTAGACGAACGCGCACTGGTCGTCGTAGTCGGCAGCGTTCCACGCGTCCTCCGACGGTTCCTCGCGGGCCTCGTGATTCGCCATACCCTCCTGTCGCACGAGCGGGTGGTAAGCGTCGTGGGTCGACGTGACACTCGGCGGGTGAATGAGAACGCTTAAATTTCAAGGCCCGACTACGATACGATGACCGCTCTTAGCTCAGCCTGGTAGAGCAGCCGACTGTAGATCGGCTTGCCCCCCGTTCAAATCGGGGAGAGCGGACTTTTCGCGCGAACGACACGAGCAGTGGACAGCCTCTGCGAGACGATTTGAGTAGGCGAAAGCGCGCCACTCGTCGACGGCGGATTCCCGGCGGATTCGGTCGCGAGCACCTCACCCCGACTCCCGCTTCCCCCACACCACGTTCTCCTCGTCGAGTTCGACGACCATCCCTTCCTCAACGCGGACCTGACACGACAGCCGAGGGTAGCCGAACCGCTCGGCGAGTCGGTCGTGCCAGTGCGACGGTTCGGGACCCACCCGCAGCCGAACCCCGCAGGTCGCACACAGTCCGCGCCCGCCGCAGTTCGCCCGCTCGGTCAGTCGCGTGTACGGCGAGAGGTCGTGCTCGCGGAGGACGTCGCGGAGCACCCGCCCGCGGCGGGCGTACAGCGTCGTCTCGCCCGCGGCGTGGCGCACGACGACTCGAACCCGTTCGGGGCCGTCACCTTCGTCCTCGCCCGCGCGCTCGTCCGGTGGGGTCACGACCAGAACGTACTGCCGCCGACCATTGAACGTGTCGGCCATGAATATTCCTGTTTGTCCACCTATCGGGCGACAAATACCAGTACATACCAGAAATACCACCAGTTAAGCAGTTGGATTACCAAGGTGTCGTATGGAACAGCACGCAGTGCCGGCGACACCGGTCACGGTATCGGCGACGATTCGCCAGCCGATGAACGACCACGGGACGGTGACCGTCGAACTGGGCGAGACGAACGAGACGCGGTACCTCGTCGAGTACGACTCCGACCGCCTCCAGCAGGTGTTGCGCACGCTGCCCACCGGGACGACGCTGCCGATTCAGATGACGCGCGTCGGTAGTCGCTCGAACGTCTGGCGCGTCGCGGGGCTGCCGGGGGTTCCGAGCGCCGCGCCGCGGCGCGTCTGAACGCGGCGGCTCCATCCGTATCCGCTCCCGTCCGTGTCACGGCGGTCGAGCCGGGCCGAGTCGATACGAATCGAGACGAGTCGGGGACTGCCGAGAACGACGCCGTTTTCGACCCCCCGCGACAGGTCGTGGTATGGACGACCCCGACCGCCACTACGAGAGCACCGTCGAGATTCGGTACTCGGACCTCGACACGTTCGGCCACGTCAACAACGCCGTCTACGCGACCCTGTGCGAGGAGGCCCGCGTCGACTACTTCCGCGACGTCCTCGACCTCGGCGTCCACGAGATCAGCTTCGTCGTCGCCCGACTCGAACTCGACTATCGGAAAGCGATTCCCGACGTCGGCGACGTCACCATCGTCGTCGGCATCACCGAGTTCGGTCGCACGAGTTTCACCATGGGCTACGAACTCCGGTACGACGACGCGGTCGTCGCCACCGCCGAGACGGTCCAGGTCGCCGTCGACGAGGAGGGGTCACCCATCGAGGTCCCGACGGAGTGGCGCGACCAGGTCGCTGCTGCCCGCACCCGTGTCGACGACGCCTGACGTCTCGTCCACGACCCCCGGGACAACGCTTCTCACGTCGCACCACGAACGACGGCTGTGAGCGACGACACCGGGGCGGAGAAACGCGACACGGCCGCCCGATTCGGCCGGGCGGCGGCGGACTACCGCGACAGCGACACCCACAGACGGGGCGCGGACCTCGAGACGCTCGCGGCGTGGTGTGCCGGCGCCGACCGCGCACTCGATGTCGCGACGGGCGCTGGACACACCGCGGGGGCCCTGCGCCGCGAGGGCGTCGCGTCTGTCGTCGCCGTGGACGCCGCGACGGCGATGGTCGGGACGGCAGTCGACGCGTACGGTGTCGACGGCTGTGTCGCCGACGCGGAGCGTCTCCCCTTCAGGCCCGCAGCGTTCGAGGCCGTGACCTGCCGTATCGCCGCACATCACTTCCCGAACCCGGAGCGGTTCGTCGAGGAGGCGGCGCGGGTCCTCACCCCCGGCGGGACGCTCGCCTTCGAGGACAACGTCGCCCCCGCGAACCCGCGGGAAGCGCGGTTCGTCGACGGGGTCGAACGTCTCCGGGACCCGAGTCACGTCGGCCTCGACACTCCCGCCGAGTGGCGCCGTCGTTTCGTTGCCGCGGGGTTCACCGTCGAGGAGGAGACGACGGTGACGCGCCGACTCGACTTCCAGGCCTGGTGTGACCGGACGGCCGTGAGCGAACGCGACCGTCGGGAACTCCGTCGACGGTTCGCCGAGGCCGACGCCGCGCTCCACGAGCGGTTCGCTGTCGTGTCCGGCCCGGAGGGAGTCGAGTCGTTCGTCGTTCCGAAACGCCTGTTCAGGCTCCGAAAGCGCGGGTCGACGACCGGGACCGACCCCGGACGCGCGGACGAACGGTAGAGGTAAACCGACCGCCGCCGTGGCACCCCACGTGAGTTTCGCCGCGCTCGAACGCCGGACGCCGCCGCTCGTCGCCCTCGCCCTCGCCCTCGCCCTCGCCGTCGTCGCCGTCTCGACGAGCGCCATCCTCGTCCGCTGGTCGGCCGCCCCCTCCGCGGTGAAGGCGCTGTACCGGGTCGTCTTCACCACGGCACTGCTCCTGCCGTGGGCGCTCACCCGCTACCGGGCGGACTTCCGCCGGCTCCGCCCACGGGATGCGCTCGTCGCCGGCGTCACCGGCATCGCGCTCGCGGTCCACTTCGCGGCGTGGTTCGAGAG includes:
- a CDS encoding DEAD/DEAH box helicase: MTDESVERGRVDSRDDTHTLDDTDASERDTSTNDEGATLSLEEFYRAVEREGRPVVTAGEVARRTDRSQAAVADALAGLEREGSVQSVHVEADPVVWFPSQWGDLATRERSVLFPQRREVVVDAPTQYTRARMAQFAHLVDTTGDRESGTRGYLYRIRREDIWSAPFDSLSELLALMRSVLPRRSEPLEDWVTDQWKRANQFTLSTHEDGYTVLSAASENLMGNVARQELDEEHLHAPISDTESWVREGSEAAIKRILWEAGYPVVDERDLETGDPLDVDLHIDLRDYQREWVDAFIEKKAGVLVGPPGSGKTVAGMGVLEAVGGETLVLVPGRELAVQWREELLAHTSLSEDQIGEYHGGVKEIRPITIATYQTAGMDRHRSLFDSRRWGLIIYDEVHHIPSRVYRRSADLQAKHRLGLSATPVRESDDEQEIFTLIGPPIGTDWTKLFDAGYVQEPEVEIRYVPWRDDEAQNEYAAAHGRERHTIAAMNPAKVDEVRSLLAQHDDAKALVFVDWLDQGRDISEALDVPFISGETPHWERERLFERFREGDLRTLVVSRVADEGIDLPNAELAIVASGLGGSRRQGAQRAGRTMRPAGSALVYVLATRGTTEEDFAQRQTRHLAEKGVLVRENDLA
- a CDS encoding N-6 DNA methylase yields the protein MSFPGVDLAATDDYRSRLAARLADADAGADVQRAFEEWCAYVRAHHGAVFETPTADTDPPAVDADPPAVDVCPVDATATTRPVEGRDTVSPHRLFLDTLTFDAVVEALHDCVEATFGVTVETPADTLDLSPVHDVVGVSLLDTAVDPSPDALAACDADDLRRVYERTVPPASRRVFGEYYTPPGLAELGVSEVANRVDDFGRATVVDPGCGAGAFLTAAIRRKRREARAEEVDPATTLEHLSTSVVGIDVNPVAVAAARTACVLALLPVVREAAVDRVSLPVFLGDALGLTDDAPTTGVEGGATAVVGNPPWIPWERLPDAQKDRLRAGPIDRLDLFEHRGAAARLGHANDDLSLPFVWTCLDRYLDDGGVAAFVLKRDHLRGPAGRLVRSGRVGSRPLTIEHVHDFGSTAPFEGVDAAAALYVFGVGRADVGRNDIGRDDVGRDDVDPRDSNSTLTPNSDSDSNPVPTTVWEPTGVTAAFGSLDTLRSTLERTETGLAPVDADDPTGPWHRVDADVEAVGECAYRIRHGLKDDAKAVFSVDDELLAQVESTHVYPYLRSKHVVKWGLFGHDRFLVPQRQAGEENEAALAAETPATYDYLEDHRERLVGRGSSWFDSGPFYSLFGLGPYTWAPYKVVWCRLGFKPHFAVVSTVEDPELGRKTVVPGDHCMFVACDDEREAHYLCALLNAAPYQRCLRDLAGEGKASLSKSVVSSLALPPWEARPTQERLAALSRQAHDIVPDYVDRSKRSYNRLSIPELAAVERNVDRTATRFLAER
- a CDS encoding class I SAM-dependent methyltransferase is translated as MANHEAREEPSEDAWNAADYDDQCAFVYEYGERVTELLDLDEGTRVLDLGCGTGHLSRELVDRGARVVGVDRSAEMVARARDRYGDVEGLRFVQGDARDLVAAVGTDSTHTFDAVFSNAALHWIPGPAHDAVLDGVRRLLKPGGVFVAELGGRGNVESIVEAVRRELDGRGYDAEQPWYFPSIGEYTPRLEAHGLEVRDAQLFDRPTTLDGDAEGLRDWLAMFGDGLFPALSDEAYDAVVDGVEARLEADQYRAGSWVVDYRRLRFRAVRAEATPE
- a CDS encoding 2Fe-2S iron-sulfur cluster-binding protein codes for the protein MADTFNGRRQYVLVVTPPDERAGEDEGDGPERVRVVVRHAAGETTLYARRGRVLRDVLREHDLSPYTRLTERANCGGRGLCATCGVRLRVGPEPSHWHDRLAERFGYPRLSCQVRVEEGMVVELDEENVVWGKRESG
- a CDS encoding acyl-CoA thioesterase; protein product: MDDPDRHYESTVEIRYSDLDTFGHVNNAVYATLCEEARVDYFRDVLDLGVHEISFVVARLELDYRKAIPDVGDVTIVVGITEFGRTSFTMGYELRYDDAVVATAETVQVAVDEEGSPIEVPTEWRDQVAAARTRVDDA
- a CDS encoding class I SAM-dependent methyltransferase; translation: MSDDTGAEKRDTAARFGRAAADYRDSDTHRRGADLETLAAWCAGADRALDVATGAGHTAGALRREGVASVVAVDAATAMVGTAVDAYGVDGCVADAERLPFRPAAFEAVTCRIAAHHFPNPERFVEEAARVLTPGGTLAFEDNVAPANPREARFVDGVERLRDPSHVGLDTPAEWRRRFVAAGFTVEEETTVTRRLDFQAWCDRTAVSERDRRELRRRFAEADAALHERFAVVSGPEGVESFVVPKRLFRLRKRGSTTGTDPGRADER